The following proteins are co-located in the Neomonachus schauinslandi chromosome 8, ASM220157v2, whole genome shotgun sequence genome:
- the LOC110586700 gene encoding E3 ubiquitin-protein ligase MYLIP produces MLCYVTRPDAVLMEVEVEAKANGEDCLNQVCRRLGIIEVDYFGLQFTGSKGESLWLNLRNRISQQMDGLAPYRLKLRVKFFVEPHLILQEQTRHIFFLHIKETLLAGHLQCSPEQAVELSALLAQTKFGDYNQNTAKYNYEELCAKELSSATLNSIVAKHKELEGTSQASAEYQVLQTVSAMENYGIEWHSVRDSEGQKLLIGVGPEGISICKDDFCPINRIAYPVVQMATQSGKNVYLTVTKESGNSVVLLFKMISTRAASGLYRAITETHAFYRCDTVTSAVMMQYSRDLKGHLASLFLNENINLGKKYVFDIKRTSKEVYDHARRALYNAGVVDLVTRSEHSPPNSPLKSSESSMNCASCEGLSCQQTRALQEKLRKLKEAMLCMVCCEEEINSAFCPCGHTVCCEGCATQLQSCPVCRSTVEHVQHVYLPTHTSLLNLTVI; encoded by the exons ATGCTGTGCTATGTGACGAGGCCGGACGCGGTGCtgatggaggtggaggtggaggcgAAAGCCAACGGCGAGGACTGCCTCAACCAG GTGTGCCGGCGGTTGGGAATTATAGAAGTTGATTATTTTGGACTGCAATTTACGGGTAGCAAAGGTGAAAGTTTATGGCTAAATCTGAGAAATCGGATCTCCCAGCAGATGGATGGGCTAGCCCCTTACCGGCTTAAACTGAGAGTCAAGTTCTTCGTGGAGCCTCATCTCATCTTACAGGAGCAGACTAG GCATATCTTCTTCTTGCATATCAAAGAGACCCTCCTGGCAGGCCACCTCCAGTGCTCCCCAGAGCAGGCAGTGGAACTCAGTGCCCTCCTGGCCCAGACCAAGTTTGGAGACTACAATCAGAACACGGCCAAGTACAACTACGAGGAGCTGTGTGCAAAGGAGCTCTCCAGCGCCACCTTGAACAG CATTGTTGCGAAGCATAAAGAGTTGGAGGGGACCAGCCAGGCCTCGGCTGAATACCAGGTGTTGCAGACTGTGTCGGCAATGGAAAACTACGGCATAGAGTGGCATTCCGTGAGGGACAGCGAGGGGCAGAAACTCCTCATTGGGGTTGGACCTGAAGGAATCTCAATTTGCAAAGACGACTTCTGCCCAATTAATAG GATCGCTTACCCTGTGGTGCAGATGGCCACCCAGTCGGGAAAGAACGTGTACTTGACCGTCACCAAGGAGTCTGGGAACAGCGTCGTGCTCTTGTTCAAGATGATCAGCACCAGGGCAGCCAGCGGGCTCTACCGAGCAATAACGGAGACCCACGCTTTCTACAG GTGTGACACGGTGACCAGTGCCGTCATGATGCAGTACAGCCGAGACCTGAAGGGCCACTTGGCCTCTCTGTttctgaatgaaaatattaaccTTGGCAAGAAGTATGTCTTCGATATTAAAAGAACATCAAAGGAGGTCTACGACCACGCCAGGAGGGCTCTGTACAATGCTGGTGTTGTGGACCTCGTCACGAGAAGCGAGCACAGCCCTCCAAACTCCCCGCTGAAGTCCTCGGAGAGCAGCATGAACTGCGCCAGCTGTGAGGGCCTCAGCTGCCAGCAGACCAGGGCGCTCCAGGAGAAGCTGCGCAAGCTGAAGGAGGCCATGCTGTGCATGGTGTGCTGTGAGGAGGAGATCAACTCAGCCTTCTGCCCTTGCGGCCACACCGTGTGCTGTGAGGGCTGTGCCACCCAGCTGCAG TCGTGTCCAGTCTGCAGGTCGACGGTGGAGCACGTGCAGCACGTCTATCTGCCGACCCACACCAGTCTGCTCAACCTGACCGTGATCTGA